The following coding sequences lie in one Polynucleobacter sp. HIN7 genomic window:
- a CDS encoding RraA family protein encodes MIHGIQINPRHEPTELGIHALRGMPSTVISDMLGRTLVAKGILPIHRAPMSVCGNAFTIKVHTADNLMVHKALQMVRPGDVMVIDAEGDTGCAVIGEILTRVAKSRGVVGIVVDGAVRDVDALEELAFPCWARGISLRGPLKDGPGAINIPVSIGGMIVNPGDIILGDRDGVIAVPPTLAAEAARLGQEKIKQEQEILKTIEAGTYAAPWVDELLIKKGVKL; translated from the coding sequence ATGATTCACGGAATTCAAATCAACCCACGGCACGAACCTACCGAATTAGGCATTCATGCGCTGCGTGGTATGCCATCCACCGTGATAAGCGATATGTTGGGACGCACCCTGGTTGCCAAGGGTATTCTGCCGATTCATCGCGCGCCAATGTCGGTCTGCGGTAATGCCTTCACCATTAAAGTTCATACAGCAGATAACCTCATGGTTCACAAAGCATTACAAATGGTGCGCCCAGGGGATGTGATGGTGATTGATGCCGAGGGCGATACCGGTTGCGCGGTGATTGGTGAGATCTTGACGCGCGTTGCTAAAAGTCGCGGCGTCGTCGGTATCGTTGTCGATGGTGCAGTGCGCGATGTCGATGCGCTCGAGGAGTTAGCCTTCCCATGCTGGGCACGTGGTATTAGTTTGCGTGGCCCCTTAAAGGATGGACCAGGCGCAATTAATATACCCGTCTCCATCGGCGGGATGATTGTCAACCCTGGAGACATTATCTTGGGTGATCGCGACGGCGTGATTGCTGTTCCTCCAACTCTTGCTGCAGAAGCAGCCCGTCTTGGCCAAGAAAAGATCAAGCAAGAACAAGAGATTCTCAAAACAATCGAAGCCGGAACTTATGCGGCACCATGGGTTGATGAGCTACTCATCAAAAAAGGGGTGAAGCTTTAA